ATAGCTTTTTAAAGTTGTTTTCGTTTTTTTATTCATGCGGTTCAGCCATAATTAAGTGACAGAAAATAGAGTAAGCTTTGCTTAGTCTTTGTATATCTGCGCGAAATATCCCTTTTCCTGATCAACTTTGTAGTAATCTTAGCAAACATTTGCTTAAATTTGCTTCCTTTATATAAAAATACAATAGTTATAAAAACCAAGCTATGTTACAAATCGCATTTATTAGAGAGAATCAGGAGAAAGTAATCAAGGCTTTAGCAAAACGAAATATCGATGCTAAAAGCGTTGTTGAAGAAGTGGTGCAACTAGACGAAAACCGTCGTGCTACACAAGTTGAATTAGATAACACTTTAGCCGAATCTAATAAATTGTCCAAAGATATAGGCGAATTAATGAAAGCGGGTGAGAAATCTAAAGCCGCAATCTTAAAAGAAAAAACCGTTTCATTAAAAGAAAAAAGTAAAGAATTAGGTGAAAAAGCAGAAGCTTTGGCTGTCGAATTGACTAATAAATTATACACATTACCAAATCTTCCGGCTGATATTGTTCCTGAGGGTAAAACTCCAGATGACAATCTGAATGTTTTTGAAGAAGGAGAAATTCCGGTTTTGCATGAAGGTGCACAACCTCACTGGGAATTGGTGAAGAAATACGATATCATCGATTTTGAATTGGGTGTAAAAATTACAGGTGCAGGTTTTCCGGTTTACAAAGGAAAAGGAGCTCGTTTGCAACGTGCCTTAATTAATTATTTTTTAGATAAAAATACAGCTGCAGGATATAATGAAGTTCAGGTGCCGCATTTGGTAAACGAGGCTTCAGGATACGGAACAGGACAATTGCCGGATAAAGAAGGACAAATGTACCATTCAACAATTGATGATTTATATTTGATACCAACCGCAGAGGTTCCGGTTACAAATTTATTCCGTGATGTTATTTTAAACGAAAGTGATCTTCCTGTTTTGCATACAGCGTATACACCATGTTTCCGTCGTGAGGCAGGTTCTTACGGAGCACACGTACGTGGATTAAACCGTTTACACCAATTTGATAAAGTAGAAATTGTACGTGTAGAACATCCTGATAATTCTTATGCAGCTCTTGACGGAATGGTAGAGCACGTAAAAAATATTTTGCAGGAATTAAAATTACCATACAGAATTTTGCGTCTTTGCGGTGGTGATATGGGATTCACATCATCTTTGACATATGATTTTGAAGTCTTTTCTACAGCACAGGATCGTTGGTTAGAAATTAGTTCAGTTTCTAACTTCGAAACTTTCCAGGCAAATCGCTTGAAATTACGTTTCAAAGATAAAGATGGAAAAAACCAATTGGCACATACTCTGAACGGAAGTTCATTGGCATTGCCTAGAGTTTTAGCCGGAATTTTAGAAAATTACCAAACCCCGGAAGGAATCGTAATTCCAGAAGTTTTACGTCCATACTGCGGATTTGATATTATAAACTAAGTTTTTAGTAATCTGGAGTCAAACCTAACAGGTTCTTTAAAACCTGTTAGGTTTCTTGATTTTAACTAAGAACTTTAATAAAAAAATAGTAAGAGATGAACGGAATTTTAAATTGGAATGTAGATCCTGTAATCATAATGATAACGGATAGTTTCCCGCTAAAATATTACGGAGCCCTTTTTGCCTGTGGACTTCTTCTCGGGTACAGTATTGTCAAAAATATTTATAAAAAAGAAAATCTCTCTTTAGATAATCTCGACAGCTTACTTATTTATGTTATTGTCGGAACCGTTTTGGGTGCAAGACTAGGACATTGTTTCTTTTACGAACCTGAGTATTATTTTAAACATCCAATAGAGATTCTTTTACCAATTCAAAAAATAAAAGGAGTTTATCAGTTTGTAGGTTATCAGGGTCTGGCCAGTCACGGAGGTTCGATCGGAGTTATTTCGGCGATGATTTTATATTGTCGCAGATACAAAGTACAATTCTTCGGATTGCTGGATAAAATGGCAGTTGCAGTTCCTGTGACAGGCACTTTTATAAGATTGGGAAATTTTATGAATTCCGAAATTTATGGAAAACCCACCAACGGAAATTGGGGAATAGTTTTTCAAAGAGACGATTTAATCCCGAGACATCCAACTCAATTGTATGAAGCATTTGCTTATTTGTTGATTTTCGGCATTTTGTTTTTTATGTATAAATCTGAAAAAATCAGAAACACACAAGGATTAATCTTTGGAACTTTCTTAACTTTATTATTCTCAGCCCGATTTATAATTGAATTTTTTAAGGAAAATCAGGAGAGTTTTGAGAATAGTATGCTGATTAATATGGGACAGATTTTAAGTATTCCGTTTGTTTTAATTGGTTTGGCTCTAATTTTTTGGAAGTCAAAAGAAAAAGAAAATATCCATTTTTTATAGAATACGATTCTGCTTTCCGGCTGCGATTGAAAATTTCAATTTTAAAACTGAAATATGAAAAACATCTTTATCTATATCGTTTTGTTGTGGTCAGGTCTCGTGTTTTCACAAAATGAGCAACTGGCTCAATATTACTTTGATAAGGGCGATTTTGAGAAAGCAAAAATCAGTTATGAAGAACTTTTAAATAGTTCACCATCCAATACCCAGTATTTTTTAAGAACAGTCGATTGTTATCAGCAATTGCAACAATTCCCTTTGGCCGAAAAAGCACTTCTGGAGCGTTACAACAGATACATGCAAGGTGTTTTTTTAGTTGAATTGGGATATAATTTCCAGTTGCAGAAAAACGAATCGAAAGCAAAAGGGTATTACGATCAGGCAATCGAGAAAATTAAAAAAAATCCAAATGATGTTTACGGGATAGGAAATTCTTTTGAGAAGAAAGTATTACTTGAATATGCATTAAAAGCCTATCAGACTGCCATGCTGGTTCAGCCAAACTACAATTTTAATTTTCAGATTGGAATGTTGTATGGCCAACTTGGCAAAACAGATGAAATGATCGATCTTTTGCTGACCGAGTCGTACCAAAATCAACAAAACAGTAATTTGATTCAAACGCAATTATCACGTTTCATGAATGGTGAAACAGATAATACCGCTTTTAAAGATGCCATGCGAAAAGCTTTAATCCTTAGAACTCAAAAAGATCAGGATGTGTTTTGGAATCATTATTTAAGCTGGTTTTACGTACAGCAAAAAGAGTTTGGAAAAGCATTTATTCAGGAAAAGGCAATCTATAAACGTGATCCGGAATCACTTTCGAGTATTGTTAACTTAAGTCAGTTTGCAATGAACGAAGATGATACCGAGACGGCAACAGAAATACTGAATTTTATTCTCCTAAATACCAAAAATCTGGATTTACTTATTCAGTCCAACGCTTATTTAATACAGATAAAAATTGATAAAGCTCAGGAAAAAGATTATCCGGCGATTAATACAGAATTGCAACAACTGCTTACCACTTATGAGGTAACTCCTTTTAGCTTATCTTTGCAATTGATTCAGGCGCATTTTGTGGCCTTTAATTTAAAGAAACCAGAAGAAGCTAAGGAGATTGTCAAAAAAGCATTAACCTTAAATTTAAACGATTATCAGGAAGCAGATGCCAAGATGGAACTGGCAGATATTTTACTGTTGGAAGAAAAGTTTAATCAGGCATTGATTTACTATTCGCAAATTCAGCTGGATTTAAAGAATGATGTCATGGCACATGAAGCCAGCTTAAAAGCAGCCAAAACCAGTTATTTTAAAACTGATTTTGAATGGGCTCTAAAACAATTTAAAGAATTAAAAGCGGCAAGTACACAATTAATAGCCAATGACGCGCTGGAATATTTCTTATTAATAAATGATAATACAGTAGCTGATTCAACCCAGACCGCTTTGAAACAATTTGCCAAAGGTGATTTTTTGCTTTATCAGAATAAAAAGGCCGAAGCTATAACTCAGTTTCAGAGTATTTTGAAAAATTTTAAAGGTCAGGAAATTGAAGCTGTTACCATGTTGCGTTTAGGTAAAATATATGAAAGTCTGAAAGATTATAATGCGGCTTTGAGCCAATATCAGCAAATTATAGATCATCATGGAGATGGTATTTATGTAGATGAGGCATTGTTCTTTTCGGCAGAAATTTATAACGACGAATTAAAAGATACAGAAAAGGCAAAGCCTTTGTATGAAAAAGTGATTTTTAACCATCAGGATAGTATTTACTTTGTAGATGCGAGAAAAAAATACAGGGAATTAAGAGGAGATAAGAATTTGTAGTTTGGTTTAAGCGGTTATTTGTTTAACTGTTTAACCGAATTTATGAGCAAACAAAAAGAATTAGTAATAAGATGATTTGCTTTTAAGCGTCTAGTAAGAAAAACTTAGAACCTTAGAACCTTAGAGTCTCAGAACCTTTAGAAAAAATGATTATTTATAATATTACCACCAATATACACGAAAGCGTTCATGACCAATGGTTAAAGTGGATGCAGGAAAAACACATACCTGAAATTTTGGCTACGAAAAAATTTTCATCGGCAAAAATTGTAAAAGTTCTAATTGAAGAAGAAATGGGCGGAATTACTTATTCAGTTCAATACACGACAGACAGTAAAGATACTCTGGAGAAATATTATCTGGAAGATCAGCCCCATTTTGACAGAGAAGCTCTGGAATTGTTTGCAGATAAAATGCTGTCTTTCAGAACAGAATTAGAAGTTATTTCTGAACACTAATTTTATTTTTCAGTGTCGGTTTTCAGTTGAAAATTTTATTTAAAAAAGACTATTATGGAAATTCGATTTCAAACAAAAGAGGAAAGCAATAAACAACAGCAAGACGATTTTTTAAAGTTGTCAAAAGCGGAAAGATTTTATAGTTTTTTACGTTTGAGTGAACGAATAAGCAGATTTCCTGTGAAAAACAAAGTAGATAAAAACAAAGACAATTTTGTAATTGTTATAAAATCAGAATAATGTCAAAACTTTGGGATCAAAACATTGATGAATTTATTGCATTGGCTGCTAAACATAAGGTTCGAATGCTTATGGTTGGTGGAGGAGCTGTAAATTTTCATGGATATCAGAGACACTCTGCAGATGTGGATTTTTGGATAGAAACCACCGATGAGAATTTTAAAAAGTTAGTATTGGTTTTTAATGAAATGGGATATGAGATTGATGATTTTCCTGAAAATGTAAAATTACAGCAACAAAATATATCAATAAAATTTTCTCCGGTTGATCTGGATTTAGAATTAATAACGAAATTTTCAGTAAACAGGACTTTTGAGGAAGCATATAATGACAGTGAGGAGGTTACTGTAAATGATAAAATATTTTTAAAATGGAACGTTTTGTCTTTAGAAGATTTGATTACAAGTAAAATAAAAGCAAATCGTGCAAAAGATTTATTAGATGTTCAACAGCTACGGGAAATAAATAAAAAATAAAGCTTTGAGTCTTTGAGCCTTTGCAGTAAAAAGAATACTTTTGCAGCCTCGTGGCAAAACAGGTAAGAAAATGGAAAAAGTAAAAGCCAAAAAACATTTAGGACAACACTTTCTTAAAGACGAAAGCGTGGCAAAAGCTATTGCAGACACTTTAAGTCTTAATGGATATGATGAGGTTTTAGAAATAGGACCAGGGATGGGTGTGTTGACTAAGTATTTACTTGATAAGCCCGTTAATACCCATGTAATTGAGATTGACACAGAATCTGTGGCATATCTGGATGTAAATTATCCAAAATTAAAAGATAAGATTATCTCTCAGGATTTCCTGAAATACAATATAAAAGAGGTTTATGAAGACAAACAATTCGCAATAATTGGGAACTTTCCATATAATATTTCGACTCAGATTGTTTTCAGAACTTTAGAGTTTAAACACCAGATTCCTGAATTCTCAGGAATGTTTCAAAAAGAAGTAGCAGAACGAATCTGCGAGAAAAAAGGTTCAAAGGCCTACGGAATCTTATCCGTTTTGGCTCAGGCTTTCTATGATACAGAGTACTTGTTTACTGTAGACGAAAATGTTTTTATTCCTCCGCCCAAGGTCAAGTCGGGTGTGATGAGAATGACCCGAAAGGAAGATTACAGTCTTCCTTGTGGTGAAAAGTTATTTTTTACGGTTGTAAAAACGGCTTTTCAACAAAGACGAAAAACATTACGTAACAGTTTGAAAACATTAAATTTATCAGACAAATTGCGAGAAGACACTATCTTTGATAAACGTCCCGAGCAGCTTAGCGTTGACGAATTTATTGTTTTGACTCAAAAAATAGAAGCCGATGGAGTTCAAAGTTAGTAAAGAATTAATCCAGCAATTAGAGGAGCACATCGTTAGTAAAAACGACAAAGAACTTGAAGTTTTACTTAATGATTTGCACCATGCCGATATCGCCGAAATCCTGGATGAATTGGATTTTGACGAAGCAACCTACATTTTTAAGGTGCTGGATAGTGATAAAACGGCAGAAATTCTTCTTGAATTAGAAGATGATTTGCGTGAGAATATCTTAAGCCGGCTTTCCCCAAAAGAAATCGCAGAAGAGCTTGATGAGCTTGAAACCAATGATGCGGCCGACATTATCGCAGAACTTTCGCAGGAAATTAAAGCGGAGGTAATCTCGGAGTTAATTGACGTTGAACATGCAAAAGACATTGTCGAACTTTTACGCTATGATGAAAATACAGCGGGTGGTTTGATGGGAAAAGAGCTTGTAAAAGTCAATGAAAACTGGAATGTACTTACATGTGTGAAAGAAATGCGAATCCAGGCCGAAAATGTATCAAGAGTACATTCTATTTATGTGGTCGATGATGAAAACCGCTTAAAAGGAAGATTGTCTCTGAAAGATTTACTTACTTCTTCGACCAAAACGCAAATTGGCGATGTTTATATCCGAAAATTAAATTTTGTAAAAGTGGATACGGAAGATGTTGAGGTAGCGCGTATCATGCAAAAGTACGATTTGGAGGCTATTCCGGTTGTAGATGAACTTGGACGATTGGTAGGAAGAATTACAATCGATGACATCGTAGACGTAATCAAGGAAGAAGCAGATAAAGATTATCAATTAGCAGCGGGTATTACACAAGACATTGAAACTAATGACAGTGTTCTTGAATTAACCAAAGCTCGTTTACCATGGCTTTTAATTGGTATGGTTATCGAAATTGTAGCTTCTTTTGTTTTAAAAGATAACGAGACAGCTTTTCAGAAATATTCCACTTTAATTATTTTTGTGCCATTACTTTCGGCAACTGCAGGAAATATTGGTGTTCAGGCATCAGCGATTGTTGTACAGGGTTTGGCAAACGGAACTTTAAAAGAATTCAGTCGTAGTTATTTTAGTAAAGAAATTACAGTATCCATGATTTCCGGAACTATAATCTCGTTACTTCTTCTAGGGTACCACTCTTTGATGTATGGACAATATTTAGTAGGATTGGCAATTTCAATTTCTATGATTGTTGTAATCATGTTTGCTGCAACTTTGGGAACTTTGGTGCCACTTTTTCTGCACAAAAATAAAATAGATCCGGCTATTGCGACAGGTCCGTTTATTACCACAACCAATGATGTATTTGGAATTATGCTCTACTTTGGAGTAGCCAAAATGATTCTTGGATTCTAAATTTTTGCCACAAATTAGCAGATTGCAGTGATTTAAGATCTTTAAAATCTACGTAATTTGTAGTCGAAAAAGATGCTGTTAATCAGCAGTAATAAATAAAACCAAGCAGAATGAAAGTACACATTATAGGGGGAGGAAACCTTGGGGTTTCTATCGCCATAGGAATTGCAAAATTTTCAAAAAACAATCAGGTTACCGTTACAAGAAGAAACATCGCCAGTATTCAATATTTGTCTGAGTATGGAATAACCGTTTCTAACGATAATAAACACAATATAAAAGAGGCCGATGTGGTAATTTTAACCATTAAACCGTATCAGGTTGATACAGTTTTGGCCGAAATTCTGCCAGTTATTCAAAACAAAACAATTGCCTCGGCGGTTAGCGGATTGTCTCTGGATATGCTTCAGGAAAAAACAAATAACGAATTTCCGGTTGTGCGTATTATGCCAAACATTGCTGCGCAGTTTGGAGAATCGGCAACTTGCATTTCTTTTCCCGAAACAGACCGTGAAGAAGCTATGCCAATCGTAGACTTATTTCAGGACTTAGGAACTGCCCCGATTATTGACGAAAAATTAATGGATGCAGCGACAGTTTTAGGCGCTTGCGGAACAGCTTATGCGTTAAGATATATTCGCGCTTCTATGCAAGCCGGAATCGAAATAGGATTTGATTCTAATACTGCTTTGGCAATTGCTGCGCAAACGGTAAAAGGAGCGGCCAAAATGTTGTTGGAGGAAAAAGTACATCCGGAACAATTAATCGACCGTGTAACAACGCCTCAAGGCTGTACAATTGTCGGCTTAAATGAAATGGAACATAACGGTTTCAGTTCTTCTCTTATAAAAGGAATCAAAACATCTTTGAAACAAATTAAAGGATTGCTAAAATAGAATTACTAATCCTGAAAACTCCAAATTCCAAACTCCAATTTTCTGATTGGGATTTGGATTTTTTTATTTTGAATGGCAATATTTAATTAAAGTGATGATTTCTTCTTTTGTTAAGGTTTTAGAAAACATTGTTTTGTGATAATCAATTGCTAGTATTTCGACTTTTGAGCTATCAATTTTATGTTTTTTATTGGTTAACCAGTTTATAAAAACAATAGAGTCGGTTTCGTGGAGAGCAGGCCCTGTAGATTTGGAGTTTAATTTGTGGCAGGCTGCACAATTAGAATCAAATAGTATTTTTCCTTTTTCCTGGTTAGTTGTTAAATCGGGGTTCCCGCAAGATGGTGGCTTTGGACTGGCAGTGTCAGAGTTTTCAGAAACAGTATTCATCCTGTAAATAATTATTCCTGTAAGCAGAACAATTAAGGTAATTGAAGAAATTAATATGAATCTGATTTTTTTCATTTTATCTTTTCATCAAAAGTTACTTCTCTGTTTAGCTAAAAACTTCATAATGTGCTACATTTTCTTCAAATTCTAAAAGAAAGTGATCATCTTCAGGATAGTATTTTGCTTTATCAATAGATTTTCCGGCAAAATTTTTAATTACTTCCCAATTCTCCCAGTAAGTCAAAAGCGTAAAATGGCCTTCGTTGTTTTTGATGTTTCTTAAAAAAGATAGTTTAACAAAGCCAGGTGTTTTCTCATAATCAGGGATTGCAGTTTTGATTAAAAACGCCGTGTAAGCTTCATAATTCTCAATACTTGTTTTTCCGTGCCAGATTCTTGCAATCATACTATTGAGTTTTAGATTTTGGATGTCATTTTTTTATGCTTTTTTTGTTTTTTAAGACAAATTTTAAAAAGGTAAAGCCCAAAATTCCAGAAAAAACGGAAGCAATTAAAATTGCTATTTTAGAAAAAACAATAGTTTCATGATCTGTAAAAGCCAGGATGGTAATAAAAATGGACATCGTAAACCCAATTCCCCCTAACATTCCGGCGCCTAATATGTGAGACCACTTTAAGTTTTTTGGTAAAGCACACAAACCGGCGGTTACTCCAATCGAAGAGAAAAGAAGGATTCCTAATGGTTTTCCAATAACAAGACCCAGAATAATTCCGAATGTGTTTGGGTGATTTAGTCCTTCATGCCAATCAGAATCAATCGCAATGCAGGTATTAGCCATAGCAAATAGCGGTAAAATGATAAAGCTGACAGGTTTGTGTAAAAAGTGTTGTAAACGATAAGAAGAAGTTTTTTTTCCTCCGTCACCAAAAGGAATAACAAAAGCTAATATAACTCCGGTTATTGTAGCGTGAACTCCTGAGTTTAACATAAAATACCACATTATAGCACCACCAATTAAATAGGGTATCAGATTGTGAATTTTCATTCGGTTTAAAACAAATAATAAGAGCCAAATACCCAAAGCGATAGCGAGATTAACAAAGGCAATAGACGAGGTATAAAAAACGGCAATTACAATTATAGCACCCAAATCGTCTATAACGGCTAGAGCGGTCAGGAATACTTTTAAAGAAGAAGGAACTTTGCTTCCTAAAAGAGATAAAATTCCAATTGCAAAAGCAATGTCTGTTGCCATCGGGATTCCGGCGCCATTTTGGGTGGCGGTTCCATAATTTAAAGCCATAAAGATTCCGGCAGGAACAAGCATTCCGCCAATAGCAGCCATAATGGGCAAAGAAGCATTTTTTATATTGGATAATTCTCCATGATAAATTTCGCGCTCCAGTTCTAACCCAAT
The sequence above is drawn from the Flavobacterium sp. N2038 genome and encodes:
- the serS gene encoding serine--tRNA ligase, which gives rise to MLQIAFIRENQEKVIKALAKRNIDAKSVVEEVVQLDENRRATQVELDNTLAESNKLSKDIGELMKAGEKSKAAILKEKTVSLKEKSKELGEKAEALAVELTNKLYTLPNLPADIVPEGKTPDDNLNVFEEGEIPVLHEGAQPHWELVKKYDIIDFELGVKITGAGFPVYKGKGARLQRALINYFLDKNTAAGYNEVQVPHLVNEASGYGTGQLPDKEGQMYHSTIDDLYLIPTAEVPVTNLFRDVILNESDLPVLHTAYTPCFRREAGSYGAHVRGLNRLHQFDKVEIVRVEHPDNSYAALDGMVEHVKNILQELKLPYRILRLCGGDMGFTSSLTYDFEVFSTAQDRWLEISSVSNFETFQANRLKLRFKDKDGKNQLAHTLNGSSLALPRVLAGILENYQTPEGIVIPEVLRPYCGFDIIN
- the lgt gene encoding prolipoprotein diacylglyceryl transferase; protein product: MNGILNWNVDPVIIMITDSFPLKYYGALFACGLLLGYSIVKNIYKKENLSLDNLDSLLIYVIVGTVLGARLGHCFFYEPEYYFKHPIEILLPIQKIKGVYQFVGYQGLASHGGSIGVISAMILYCRRYKVQFFGLLDKMAVAVPVTGTFIRLGNFMNSEIYGKPTNGNWGIVFQRDDLIPRHPTQLYEAFAYLLIFGILFFMYKSEKIRNTQGLIFGTFLTLLFSARFIIEFFKENQESFENSMLINMGQILSIPFVLIGLALIFWKSKEKENIHFL
- a CDS encoding tetratricopeptide repeat protein is translated as MKNIFIYIVLLWSGLVFSQNEQLAQYYFDKGDFEKAKISYEELLNSSPSNTQYFLRTVDCYQQLQQFPLAEKALLERYNRYMQGVFLVELGYNFQLQKNESKAKGYYDQAIEKIKKNPNDVYGIGNSFEKKVLLEYALKAYQTAMLVQPNYNFNFQIGMLYGQLGKTDEMIDLLLTESYQNQQNSNLIQTQLSRFMNGETDNTAFKDAMRKALILRTQKDQDVFWNHYLSWFYVQQKEFGKAFIQEKAIYKRDPESLSSIVNLSQFAMNEDDTETATEILNFILLNTKNLDLLIQSNAYLIQIKIDKAQEKDYPAINTELQQLLTTYEVTPFSLSLQLIQAHFVAFNLKKPEEAKEIVKKALTLNLNDYQEADAKMELADILLLEEKFNQALIYYSQIQLDLKNDVMAHEASLKAAKTSYFKTDFEWALKQFKELKAASTQLIANDALEYFLLINDNTVADSTQTALKQFAKGDFLLYQNKKAEAITQFQSILKNFKGQEIEAVTMLRLGKIYESLKDYNAALSQYQQIIDHHGDGIYVDEALFFSAEIYNDELKDTEKAKPLYEKVIFNHQDSIYFVDARKKYRELRGDKNL
- a CDS encoding DUF4286 family protein, translating into MIIYNITTNIHESVHDQWLKWMQEKHIPEILATKKFSSAKIVKVLIEEEMGGITYSVQYTTDSKDTLEKYYLEDQPHFDREALELFADKMLSFRTELEVISEH
- a CDS encoding nucleotidyl transferase AbiEii/AbiGii toxin family protein yields the protein MSKLWDQNIDEFIALAAKHKVRMLMVGGGAVNFHGYQRHSADVDFWIETTDENFKKLVLVFNEMGYEIDDFPENVKLQQQNISIKFSPVDLDLELITKFSVNRTFEEAYNDSEEVTVNDKIFLKWNVLSLEDLITSKIKANRAKDLLDVQQLREINKK
- the rsmA gene encoding 16S rRNA (adenine(1518)-N(6)/adenine(1519)-N(6))-dimethyltransferase RsmA translates to MEKVKAKKHLGQHFLKDESVAKAIADTLSLNGYDEVLEIGPGMGVLTKYLLDKPVNTHVIEIDTESVAYLDVNYPKLKDKIISQDFLKYNIKEVYEDKQFAIIGNFPYNISTQIVFRTLEFKHQIPEFSGMFQKEVAERICEKKGSKAYGILSVLAQAFYDTEYLFTVDENVFIPPPKVKSGVMRMTRKEDYSLPCGEKLFFTVVKTAFQQRRKTLRNSLKTLNLSDKLREDTIFDKRPEQLSVDEFIVLTQKIEADGVQS
- the mgtE gene encoding magnesium transporter → MEFKVSKELIQQLEEHIVSKNDKELEVLLNDLHHADIAEILDELDFDEATYIFKVLDSDKTAEILLELEDDLRENILSRLSPKEIAEELDELETNDAADIIAELSQEIKAEVISELIDVEHAKDIVELLRYDENTAGGLMGKELVKVNENWNVLTCVKEMRIQAENVSRVHSIYVVDDENRLKGRLSLKDLLTSSTKTQIGDVYIRKLNFVKVDTEDVEVARIMQKYDLEAIPVVDELGRLVGRITIDDIVDVIKEEADKDYQLAAGITQDIETNDSVLELTKARLPWLLIGMVIEIVASFVLKDNETAFQKYSTLIIFVPLLSATAGNIGVQASAIVVQGLANGTLKEFSRSYFSKEITVSMISGTIISLLLLGYHSLMYGQYLVGLAISISMIVVIMFAATLGTLVPLFLHKNKIDPAIATGPFITTTNDVFGIMLYFGVAKMILGF
- the proC gene encoding pyrroline-5-carboxylate reductase, whose amino-acid sequence is MKVHIIGGGNLGVSIAIGIAKFSKNNQVTVTRRNIASIQYLSEYGITVSNDNKHNIKEADVVILTIKPYQVDTVLAEILPVIQNKTIASAVSGLSLDMLQEKTNNEFPVVRIMPNIAAQFGESATCISFPETDREEAMPIVDLFQDLGTAPIIDEKLMDAATVLGACGTAYALRYIRASMQAGIEIGFDSNTALAIAAQTVKGAAKMLLEEKVHPEQLIDRVTTPQGCTIVGLNEMEHNGFSSSLIKGIKTSLKQIKGLLK
- a CDS encoding cytochrome c, coding for MKKIRFILISSITLIVLLTGIIIYRMNTVSENSDTASPKPPSCGNPDLTTNQEKGKILFDSNCAACHKLNSKSTGPALHETDSIVFINWLTNKKHKIDSSKVEILAIDYHKTMFSKTLTKEEIITLIKYCHSK
- a CDS encoding antibiotic biosynthesis monooxygenase, which codes for MIARIWHGKTSIENYEAYTAFLIKTAIPDYEKTPGFVKLSFLRNIKNNEGHFTLLTYWENWEVIKNFAGKSIDKAKYYPEDDHFLLEFEENVAHYEVFS
- the nhaA gene encoding Na+/H+ antiporter NhaA — encoded protein: MKITKTFNSFFNNEKSGGLLLLFVTICSLYLANSAYSTEYIAFWEKDLGGHSITHWINDGLMTIFFLLIGLELEREIYHGELSNIKNASLPIMAAIGGMLVPAGIFMALNYGTATQNGAGIPMATDIAFAIGILSLLGSKVPSSLKVFLTALAVIDDLGAIIVIAVFYTSSIAFVNLAIALGIWLLLFVLNRMKIHNLIPYLIGGAIMWYFMLNSGVHATITGVILAFVIPFGDGGKKTSSYRLQHFLHKPVSFIILPLFAMANTCIAIDSDWHEGLNHPNTFGIILGLVIGKPLGILLFSSIGVTAGLCALPKNLKWSHILGAGMLGGIGFTMSIFITILAFTDHETIVFSKIAILIASVFSGILGFTFLKFVLKNKKSIKK